The following are encoded in a window of Lacinutrix sp. WUR7 genomic DNA:
- a CDS encoding DUF6452 family protein translates to MKKLKFIIIPVLMVFVAFLSCEKDDICSDDTSTTARLFIQFYNSANTENKKNATKFRVQGVGNEEVLSDYNIVTTNSVYLPLKTTENSTQYVMHTGYILNDDGTIEGNADTITISYNTKLEYVSKACGYKTVFENVTISVFDDGDKWIDYIRATTDNEPISNEDEAHFNLFH, encoded by the coding sequence ATGAAAAAACTAAAATTTATTATAATCCCAGTTCTTATGGTCTTTGTCGCTTTTTTAAGTTGCGAAAAAGATGATATCTGTTCCGATGATACCTCTACAACTGCTCGTTTATTTATTCAATTTTATAATAGCGCGAATACAGAAAACAAAAAAAACGCTACTAAATTTAGAGTGCAAGGCGTTGGTAATGAAGAGGTATTAAGCGATTATAATATAGTAACAACAAATTCTGTATATCTTCCTTTAAAAACTACAGAAAATAGTACACAGTATGTAATGCATACAGGTTATATTTTAAATGATGACGGAACTATAGAAGGAAATGCTGATACCATAACCATTTCTTACAATACAAAACTAGAGTATGTATCTAAAGCTTGTGGTTATAAAACAGTTTTTGAAAATGTCACTATTAGCGTTTTCGACGATGGGGATAAATGGATAGATTATATAAGAGCAACAACAGATAACGAACCTATTAGCAATGAAGATGAAGCGCACTTTAACCTATTCCATTAA
- the rocD gene encoding ornithine--oxo-acid transaminase → MAVLDQLTSQEAMDLENKYGAHNYHPLPVVLSRGEGVYVWDVEGKKYYDFLSAYSAVNQGHCHPKIVSAMVNQAQTLTLTSRAFYNDMLGTFEKYATETFGYDKLLPMNTGAEAVETALKLCRKWAYEVKGIDENEAEIVVCENNFHGRTTTIISFSNDPVARKNFGPYTKGFIKIEYDNLKALEEVLSSNTNVAGFLVEPIQGEAGVYVPTEGYLTKAKALCEKHNVLFIADEVQTGIARTGKMLAIDHENIKADILILGKALSGGAYPVSAVLANDSIMNVIKPGNHGSTFGGNPIAAAVGMAALQVIKDENLAENAQVLGELFRAELSKFIETSNIVNGVRGKGLLNAILINDDEESETAWNICMALRDNGLLAKPTHGNIIRFAPPLVMTKEQLLDCVAIIVKTLKQFEA, encoded by the coding sequence ATGGCTGTTTTAGACCAATTAACATCGCAAGAAGCGATGGATTTAGAAAACAAGTATGGTGCACACAATTACCATCCACTTCCAGTAGTACTGAGTAGAGGAGAAGGTGTGTATGTTTGGGATGTAGAAGGGAAAAAGTATTATGATTTCCTATCTGCTTACTCTGCAGTAAACCAAGGACATTGTCATCCAAAAATTGTTAGTGCAATGGTAAACCAAGCACAAACACTTACATTAACTTCTCGTGCATTTTATAATGATATGCTAGGTACGTTTGAAAAATACGCTACCGAAACCTTTGGTTACGACAAGTTGTTACCTATGAATACAGGTGCAGAGGCTGTAGAGACAGCTTTAAAACTTTGTAGAAAATGGGCTTATGAAGTAAAAGGTATTGATGAAAATGAGGCTGAAATTGTGGTTTGTGAAAACAACTTTCACGGAAGAACAACTACTATTATTTCGTTTTCTAACGATCCTGTAGCTAGAAAAAACTTCGGACCTTATACCAAAGGATTTATTAAAATTGAATACGATAATCTTAAAGCTTTAGAAGAAGTACTTTCTAGCAATACTAATGTCGCAGGTTTTTTAGTAGAACCTATTCAAGGGGAAGCTGGTGTTTATGTCCCAACAGAAGGGTATTTAACAAAAGCAAAAGCCTTATGTGAAAAGCATAACGTTTTATTTATTGCAGACGAAGTACAAACAGGAATTGCAAGAACAGGAAAAATGTTAGCAATTGATCATGAAAACATTAAAGCAGATATATTAATTCTTGGTAAAGCCTTAAGTGGTGGAGCATACCCTGTTTCTGCTGTTTTAGCAAATGATAGCATTATGAATGTTATTAAACCAGGAAATCATGGAAGTACCTTTGGAGGGAATCCTATTGCTGCTGCTGTTGGTATGGCTGCTTTGCAAGTGATTAAAGACGAAAACCTTGCTGAAAACGCACAAGTTTTAGGAGAATTATTTAGAGCAGAATTATCTAAATTTATTGAAACCTCTAATATTGTTAATGGCGTAAGAGGTAAAGGTTTATTAAATGCTATTTTAATTAATGATGATGAAGAAAGCGAAACCGCTTGGAACATCTGTATGGCTTTACGTGATAATGGCTTATTAGCAAAACCAACACATGGTAACATTATTAGATTTGCACCACCTTTAGTAATGACTAAAGAGCAATTACTAGATTGTGTAGCAATAATTGTAAAGACATTAAAACAATTTGAAGCATAA
- a CDS encoding DUF6048 family protein, with the protein MKRTLTYSINIFVFFILCCVSTNAQNDSIAKAKKDSIKHIQKYGLRVGGDLSKLIRTALDDDYKGFEIMADFRLTKRLYVAGELGTEERTLGNDYINTTASGSYFKAGVDYNSYTNWFGMHNMIYGGLRVGASTFSQTRNSYAVYAQEQYWEQEVSNDPAKSSGLTAIWAELIIGIKAEVLPNLFIGLNAQLKNVFSQDQPDNFENLYIPGYNKTYDGSNFGVGYSYNISYLIPLFKKG; encoded by the coding sequence ATGAAGCGCACTTTAACCTATTCCATTAATATCTTTGTCTTTTTTATACTATGCTGTGTTTCTACAAATGCGCAGAATGATAGCATTGCCAAAGCTAAAAAAGATTCGATTAAACACATTCAAAAATACGGGCTTCGTGTTGGTGGAGATTTAAGCAAACTAATTCGCACTGCCCTCGATGATGATTATAAAGGTTTTGAAATCATGGCCGATTTTAGACTAACTAAACGTTTATATGTTGCTGGAGAGCTTGGTACAGAAGAACGAACTCTAGGTAATGATTACATTAATACAACAGCTTCAGGGTCTTATTTTAAAGCTGGAGTAGATTATAATTCGTACACCAATTGGTTTGGTATGCACAACATGATTTATGGTGGTTTGCGTGTTGGTGCAAGTACTTTTAGTCAAACTAGAAATAGTTATGCCGTATATGCACAAGAGCAGTATTGGGAACAAGAAGTTTCTAACGATCCTGCAAAATCTAGTGGCTTAACTGCTATTTGGGCAGAATTAATAATTGGTATTAAAGCAGAAGTTTTACCAAACTTATTTATTGGCCTTAATGCACAATTAAAAAATGTGTTTAGCCAAGACCAACCAGATAATTTTGAGAATCTTTATATTCCTGGCTATAACAAAACTTACGATGGCAGTAATTTTGGTGTAGGTTATAGCTATAATATTTCTTACCTTATTCCTTTATTTAAAAAAGGATAA
- a CDS encoding DUF2752 domain-containing protein, whose translation MSSFEDYMLPCLNKKLFGMDCPGCGMQRSIALVVQGDFKAAFYMYPAIFTIILMVVILALHTKYKFKYGHNVLLGLFIINVIIIFTNYINKFI comes from the coding sequence ATGTCTTCCTTTGAAGATTACATGCTTCCTTGTTTGAACAAAAAACTATTTGGTATGGATTGTCCAGGCTGTGGTATGCAGCGTTCGATCGCCTTAGTAGTTCAAGGGGATTTTAAAGCTGCATTTTATATGTATCCTGCAATTTTTACCATTATTTTAATGGTTGTTATTCTTGCCTTACATACAAAATACAAGTTCAAATATGGACATAATGTTCTTTTGGGCTTATTTATTATTAATGTTATTATTATTTTTACTAACTATATCAACAAATTCATTTAA
- a CDS encoding mechanosensitive ion channel — MDFLNNITNSLSNSLGSDFTNVLGALIILIIGMLVAKFVRKIMTKLIAKTGVDNKLGSEKVVLSKLIGKLLYFFLMIIVFMMSLEKLGMTTALEPLREMVSKFSSFIPNIIAAGLVGYIGYMLANVVSELVGLSGDTIQKFAPKLKLPENINLVTILKKVVFIFIFIPLLISALNILNLNAISTPATNMLSSFFEAIPRVLVATLILILFVVGGRFLSGLIKDLLDSLNINEVLKSAHLDSFFGKINVEKLIANIVYAFIILFGLITAIEKLEFTKLSEIMETIVSLGGNILFGLIILAIGNWIANIAYKNFNKNGDNQFVGSIIKVAVIAIFLAIGLRTMGIADDIINLAFGITLGAVALTIVLSFGLGGREAAGKQMEKILNKFNK; from the coding sequence ATGGACTTTTTAAACAATATTACAAATAGCCTTTCTAATTCATTAGGAAGTGATTTTACTAATGTTCTTGGAGCATTAATCATACTTATTATTGGTATGTTAGTCGCTAAATTTGTTAGAAAAATCATGACTAAATTGATTGCTAAAACAGGTGTAGACAACAAACTAGGCAGTGAAAAAGTAGTATTATCTAAGCTTATTGGTAAATTATTATACTTCTTTTTAATGATTATTGTATTCATGATGTCTTTAGAAAAACTAGGTATGACTACCGCATTAGAGCCATTACGAGAAATGGTTAGTAAATTCTCAAGTTTTATACCTAATATAATAGCAGCAGGACTTGTTGGTTATATTGGATATATGTTAGCCAATGTGGTTTCAGAACTTGTTGGTCTTTCTGGAGATACTATTCAAAAATTCGCGCCAAAATTAAAACTACCAGAAAATATTAACTTAGTAACTATTCTTAAAAAAGTAGTTTTCATTTTTATATTTATTCCTCTTTTAATTTCTGCTTTAAATATTCTAAACTTGAATGCAATTTCAACTCCTGCAACAAACATGCTTAGCAGCTTCTTTGAAGCCATACCAAGAGTCTTAGTTGCTACACTTATTCTTATCTTATTTGTAGTTGGAGGTCGTTTCTTAAGCGGATTGATTAAAGACTTATTAGATAGCTTAAATATAAATGAAGTTTTAAAAAGTGCACATTTAGATTCTTTCTTCGGTAAAATTAATGTTGAAAAATTAATAGCAAACATTGTATATGCTTTTATTATTCTGTTTGGTTTAATTACTGCCATTGAAAAATTAGAATTCACAAAACTTTCAGAAATTATGGAAACCATCGTTTCTTTAGGTGGTAATATTTTATTCGGTTTGATAATTCTAGCCATTGGAAATTGGATTGCAAATATTGCGTACAAAAACTTTAATAAAAATGGAGACAATCAATTTGTTGGCAGCATTATTAAAGTAGCTGTTATTGCAATCTTTTTAGCTATCGGATTAAGAACTATGGGAATTGCAGATGACATTATCAACCTTGCCTTTGGTATCACGTTAGGAGCTGTTGCCCTAACTATTGTTTTATCTTTTGGACTTGGTGGTCGTGAAGCTGCTGGAAAACAAATGGAAAAAATATTAAACAAGTTTAATAAATAA
- a CDS encoding ZIP family metal transporter — translation MQNILLPILSVLLGYAFVLILKPTQNKNLKLLLAFSGAFLLSITVFNFLPEVYAQSNEYVGLFIMIGILMQIILEFFSKGAEHGHVHLDKSETNFPWLLFISLSIHSVLEGIPIHNHSSLLIGIIIHKLPVAIILATFFFASQLPKAKIVFFLVLFALMTPFGVLLSENFTFIQNYYYEISAIVIGIFLHISTTILFESNEDHKFNITKLITIIAAIAIAYFV, via the coding sequence ATGCAAAACATTTTACTTCCTATATTAAGTGTCCTTTTAGGTTATGCCTTTGTTTTAATTTTAAAACCAACGCAAAATAAAAATCTAAAATTACTACTCGCTTTTAGTGGCGCTTTCCTTCTATCTATTACTGTTTTTAACTTTTTACCAGAAGTGTATGCGCAAAGTAATGAGTATGTAGGTTTGTTTATAATGATTGGTATTTTGATGCAAATCATATTAGAATTTTTCTCTAAAGGGGCAGAACATGGTCACGTACATTTAGATAAAAGCGAAACTAATTTTCCTTGGCTATTATTTATTAGTTTAAGTATTCATAGTGTGTTAGAAGGAATACCAATACATAATCACAGTAGTTTACTAATAGGAATTATTATCCATAAACTACCTGTTGCAATTATATTAGCTACGTTCTTTTTTGCTTCTCAATTACCAAAAGCTAAAATTGTTTTTTTCTTAGTTTTATTTGCATTAATGACGCCTTTTGGCGTTTTGCTTTCCGAAAATTTCACCTTTATTCAAAACTATTATTATGAAATTTCAGCAATAGTAATTGGTATATTTTTACATATTTCAACCACTATTTTATTTGAAAGTAACGAAGACCATAAATTTAATATTACCAAACTAATAACCATTATTGCTGCTATTGCAATTGCTTATTTTGTTTGA
- a CDS encoding DinB family protein — protein sequence MNKEDIVSNLEEKHNTLVDWLQNQKADKWQEGPEGKWITGQQALHLLQSIKPLNDALSMPKILLKFKFGEANREIRDYDAIVKRYQERLLGVQGKTFKGSQNMKAPTLSEKEYILHRLQVENKKLQYKTLKRWNDKQLDTYILPHPLMGKMPVREIIMWTAHHVEHHTQILQEKY from the coding sequence ATGAATAAAGAAGATATTGTTAGCAATCTAGAAGAGAAACATAATACTCTTGTAGATTGGTTACAAAATCAGAAAGCCGATAAATGGCAAGAAGGTCCGGAAGGAAAATGGATCACAGGTCAGCAAGCATTACACTTACTGCAAAGTATAAAACCGCTTAACGATGCGTTAAGCATGCCTAAAATTTTACTGAAATTTAAATTTGGTGAAGCAAATAGAGAAATAAGAGATTATGACGCTATTGTAAAACGATATCAAGAACGATTATTAGGCGTTCAAGGCAAAACCTTTAAAGGTTCGCAAAACATGAAAGCACCAACGTTAAGCGAAAAAGAATACATACTCCACAGACTACAAGTAGAAAATAAAAAGCTACAATACAAAACGCTAAAACGCTGGAACGATAAACAACTGGACACGTATATTCTACCACATCCTTTAATGGGAAAAATGCCTGTGAGAGAAATTATTATGTGGACAGCACATCACGTAGAACATCACACACAAATACTTCAAGAAAAATACTAG
- a CDS encoding bifunctional 2-polyprenyl-6-hydroxyphenol methylase/3-demethylubiquinol 3-O-methyltransferase UbiG: protein MIKSEKEWFASWFDSPFYHILYKDRDYTEAQQFMDNLTNYLNIPEGGKILDLACGKGRHSIYLNTLGYNVTGVDLSANSITHAKQFENETLKFNVHDMSKPYKEQFDAVFNLFTSFGYFDKEEDNLNTIKAIKAELNESGFGVIDFMNSEYVIDNLVAEDVKTVEGIAFTQKRSVVDGYIIKDISFTAAGEDYNFQERVRGFTLADFETLFEQAGVYLLDIFGDFKLNPFHAKQSERLIMIFK from the coding sequence ATGATAAAAAGCGAAAAAGAATGGTTTGCTTCTTGGTTTGACTCACCATTTTACCATATTCTTTACAAAGACAGAGATTATACCGAAGCCCAACAGTTCATGGATAATCTTACCAATTATTTAAATATTCCAGAAGGTGGAAAAATACTAGATCTTGCTTGTGGAAAAGGCAGACACTCCATCTATTTAAACACTTTAGGCTATAATGTAACTGGAGTAGATTTATCTGCAAATAGCATTACACATGCCAAGCAATTTGAAAATGAAACTTTAAAATTTAATGTCCATGATATGAGTAAACCCTATAAAGAACAGTTTGATGCTGTCTTTAACTTGTTTACTAGTTTTGGCTATTTTGATAAAGAGGAAGACAATCTAAATACTATAAAAGCGATAAAAGCAGAATTAAACGAGTCTGGTTTTGGTGTTATCGATTTTATGAATAGTGAATACGTTATAGATAACCTAGTTGCAGAAGACGTTAAAACCGTTGAAGGTATTGCTTTCACCCAAAAACGAAGTGTTGTAGATGGTTATATTATTAAAGATATTTCTTTTACTGCTGCAGGTGAAGATTATAATTTTCAAGAAAGAGTAAGAGGATTCACTTTAGCAGATTTCGAAACGCTTTTTGAACAAGCTGGAGTCTATTTACTAGATATATTTGGTGATTTTAAGCTAAATCCTTTTCATGCCAAACAAAGCGAAAGATTGATCATGATTTTTAAATAG
- a CDS encoding DUF6768 family protein, translating to MKNNKEDIDKLIKDTLTQEEAKFYDTLEEQSVLGMIFGLFKGKNKWLLILMNMMTVVFFGFFIYCVVQFFSVDTTKELLKWGLGSIVFMIGVSMLKVFAWMQMDKNALLRELKRLELQVSSLANTLSK from the coding sequence ATGAAAAATAATAAGGAAGATATAGACAAATTAATAAAAGATACATTAACACAAGAAGAAGCAAAATTCTATGATACACTAGAAGAACAAAGTGTTTTAGGGATGATTTTCGGGTTGTTTAAAGGAAAAAATAAATGGTTATTAATACTAATGAATATGATGACTGTTGTGTTTTTCGGATTCTTTATATACTGTGTAGTGCAATTCTTTAGTGTAGATACCACCAAAGAGTTATTAAAATGGGGATTAGGAAGTATTGTTTTTATGATTGGAGTAAGTATGCTTAAAGTTTTTGCTTGGATGCAAATGGATAAGAATGCCTTGTTAAGAGAACTAAAAAGATTAGAATTACAAGTGTCATCTTTAGCAAATACGTTATCTAAATAG
- a CDS encoding DUF4136 domain-containing protein, producing the protein MRSLKALYIFLFTVLIGCAASVDILSEYDEEVDFNEYKTFMLCLDDFQVDNTQYPNLDNTYVRELIAGEVDKHMTALGYRTNVFSPQLQAGFKIAITEEETFVKNCELDNEFDYWLTCTINTVIYTKETLILYVSDIEKNQVIWQATIPCDLDKSKPGLRKHINTLVDQLFLEFPEVNK; encoded by the coding sequence ATGAGATCTTTAAAAGCTTTGTACATTTTTCTTTTTACAGTATTAATCGGTTGTGCAGCATCTGTAGATATTTTATCGGAATATGATGAAGAAGTAGACTTTAACGAATACAAAACTTTTATGCTTTGCTTGGATGATTTTCAAGTAGACAACACTCAATATCCCAATCTTGACAATACCTATGTTCGCGAATTAATTGCAGGCGAAGTAGATAAACATATGACGGCATTAGGATATAGAACCAATGTCTTTAGTCCGCAACTTCAAGCTGGTTTTAAAATTGCCATAACAGAAGAAGAGACCTTTGTGAAAAACTGCGAATTAGATAATGAATTTGACTATTGGCTAACTTGTACTATAAATACCGTTATATATACAAAAGAAACACTAATTCTTTATGTTTCCGATATAGAAAAAAATCAAGTAATCTGGCAGGCTACAATTCCTTGTGATTTAGACAAATCGAAACCTGGTTTAAGAAAGCACATTAATACATTAGTTGATCAGCTTTTTTTAGAATTTCCAGAAGTGAACAAATAA
- a CDS encoding RNA polymerase sigma factor, giving the protein MKIDKRSDAKLVVAFQSGDKKALATLVKKWHLMFCEKAFWLVKDADLSKDIAQDTWKTIIAKIEDLKDTSSFGSWALRIVYSKSLDVLRTKNSERFKQEEYVKNQEVIVEDNNENTTLKRKLLLAIQDLPEQQQQVIKLFYVEEYSLKEISKTLNISIGTAKSRLFYARERLKTILKNRNYEK; this is encoded by the coding sequence TTGAAAATTGACAAACGTAGTGATGCAAAATTGGTAGTAGCTTTTCAATCGGGAGATAAGAAAGCGCTAGCTACACTTGTAAAAAAATGGCATCTTATGTTTTGTGAAAAAGCATTTTGGTTAGTTAAAGATGCAGATCTTTCTAAAGATATAGCACAAGATACTTGGAAAACCATTATTGCTAAAATAGAGGATTTAAAAGATACTAGTAGTTTTGGTAGTTGGGCTTTACGTATTGTGTATTCTAAATCATTAGATGTTTTAAGAACAAAGAATAGTGAGCGATTTAAGCAGGAAGAGTATGTGAAAAATCAAGAGGTTATTGTAGAAGATAACAATGAAAATACCACTTTAAAAAGGAAACTCTTATTAGCCATTCAAGATTTACCAGAACAACAACAGCAGGTTATTAAGTTGTTTTATGTAGAAGAATATTCGCTAAAAGAAATTAGCAAAACACTAAATATATCTATAGGAACAGCGAAATCTAGACTGTTTTATGCTAGAGAGAGATTAAAAACAATACTAAAAAATAGAAATTATGAAAAATAA
- the rlmD gene encoding 23S rRNA (uracil(1939)-C(5))-methyltransferase RlmD has product MPKRERNKFVKRGQIIEIKIEDYAFGGKGIGRIRNEHGEFVVFVPNTLPGQLVKAQVKKSSKKYAECKLFEVLEPSSDEMEMPFQEIAGAPYIKLPVEKQHKYKKDSTLQLFKRIGKVENIEDLFDEFITSPNDFHYRNKMEYSFSAIGYDREEKTDVDEFTLGFKKRGTWWCGENLDKDSGLFDKEFEDHLIQIKAYCEATGLAPWHGPKREGFFRFLVVRKSYKTNELLFNLVTTSYDLPKFDLTKFSNFLVELFGNRVAGLLHTINDETGDRTLATTGSIDLVYGKDKIIEELLGLNFEISMKSFFQTNPKSAERLYTKVVDYALENKEAIDNTIVMDLFCGTGTIGQIIASKSKNTKIVGVDIVASAIEDAKKNAERNNIDGLTFFAADVGKFLLEHPEYKEKIRTIILDPARAGIAPKTLRKIIDLNADRMVYVSCNPATQARDTETLMQAGYYIKKISLVDQFPHTAHVETVVLLEKR; this is encoded by the coding sequence ATGCCAAAAAGAGAAAGAAACAAATTTGTTAAGAGAGGACAAATTATAGAAATAAAGATTGAAGATTATGCCTTTGGCGGAAAAGGAATTGGGCGTATTAGAAATGAACATGGAGAATTTGTAGTATTTGTACCGAATACATTACCTGGACAACTAGTGAAAGCACAGGTAAAAAAATCAAGTAAGAAGTACGCGGAATGTAAATTATTTGAGGTGTTAGAACCTTCAAGTGATGAAATGGAGATGCCTTTTCAAGAAATTGCAGGTGCTCCTTACATTAAACTTCCTGTTGAAAAACAACACAAATATAAAAAAGATAGTACGCTTCAATTATTTAAACGCATTGGTAAAGTGGAAAATATTGAAGATCTATTTGATGAATTTATTACTTCACCTAACGATTTCCATTATAGAAATAAGATGGAATATAGTTTCTCTGCTATTGGATACGATAGAGAAGAAAAAACCGATGTAGATGAATTTACATTAGGTTTTAAAAAACGAGGAACTTGGTGGTGTGGAGAAAACTTAGATAAAGATAGTGGATTGTTCGATAAAGAATTTGAAGACCATCTTATCCAGATTAAAGCCTACTGTGAAGCAACTGGATTAGCGCCTTGGCATGGCCCTAAAAGAGAAGGATTCTTCCGTTTCTTAGTGGTGCGTAAATCCTACAAAACCAATGAGCTTTTATTCAATTTAGTAACTACTTCTTACGATTTACCAAAATTTGACTTAACTAAATTTTCGAACTTTTTAGTGGAATTATTTGGAAACAGAGTCGCTGGACTTTTACATACAATTAATGATGAAACTGGAGATAGAACTCTTGCAACTACAGGAAGTATCGATTTAGTTTACGGAAAAGATAAAATTATTGAAGAACTTTTAGGTTTAAACTTTGAGATTAGCATGAAAAGTTTTTTTCAAACCAATCCTAAATCTGCAGAGAGATTGTATACCAAAGTAGTGGATTATGCGTTAGAAAACAAAGAAGCGATTGACAATACTATTGTAATGGATTTATTCTGTGGAACAGGAACAATTGGGCAAATTATAGCTTCCAAATCTAAAAACACAAAAATAGTTGGTGTAGATATTGTTGCTTCAGCAATTGAAGATGCGAAGAAGAATGCCGAAAGGAATAACATTGATGGTTTAACCTTTTTTGCTGCAGATGTTGGAAAATTTTTACTTGAGCACCCAGAATATAAAGAAAAGATACGAACTATAATTTTAGATCCGGCGCGTGCAGGAATAGCTCCTAAAACGCTTCGAAAAATTATTGATTTGAATGCAGATAGAATGGTTTATGTATCTTGTAACCCTGCAACACAGGCAAGGGATACCGAAACCTTGATGCAGGCAGGATATTACATTAAAAAAATAAGTTTAGTAGATCAGTTTCCACACACAGCACACGTAGAAACCGTTGTGCTTTTAGAAAAACGTTAA
- a CDS encoding class I SAM-dependent RNA methyltransferase: MENNYKMLAKTLFGFEELLAKELTQLGAQQVKIGVRSVTFVGDKGFMYKANLGLRTAIKILKPIKTFRIVNEEDLYKQVYKMDWSEYLKSSGTLAISSTVNSTQFTHSQYISLKTKDAIVDKFRDTTGERPNVDLRFPDLKINVHIDRQMCTLSLDSSGESLHKRGYKTATNIAPINEVLAAGLIMLSGWDGQTDFMDPMCGSGTMLVEAAMIACNIPPNLMRKEFGFERWSDWDVELFEKIEESLLSKTRDFHHRLLGFDKSPSAVAKAKENLKNAHLDEFATIKHEDFFKTRKGGEEKLHMVFNPPYGERLDNLDIEDFYGKIGDTLKQGYPGTDAWLITSNLEALKFVGLRPSRKIKVFNAKLEARLVKYEMYAGSKKGKYMNPEED; encoded by the coding sequence ATGGAGAATAATTATAAAATGCTAGCCAAAACTTTATTTGGCTTTGAAGAGTTATTAGCAAAAGAACTAACACAGCTTGGTGCACAACAGGTAAAAATTGGTGTGCGAAGTGTTACTTTTGTAGGAGATAAGGGCTTTATGTATAAAGCGAACTTAGGCTTACGTACTGCTATTAAAATTTTAAAACCTATTAAGACTTTTAGAATTGTTAATGAAGAAGATTTGTACAAACAAGTGTATAAAATGGACTGGAGTGAGTACCTTAAATCTTCTGGTACTTTAGCAATTAGCTCTACAGTGAATTCTACACAATTTACACATTCGCAATATATTTCACTTAAAACGAAAGATGCTATTGTAGATAAGTTTAGAGATACTACTGGAGAAAGACCAAATGTAGATTTACGTTTTCCAGACTTAAAGATTAATGTGCATATTGATAGACAAATGTGTACGCTTTCTTTAGATTCTTCTGGAGAGTCGTTACACAAACGTGGTTATAAAACCGCAACTAATATTGCACCAATTAACGAAGTACTTGCGGCTGGTTTAATTATGCTTTCTGGTTGGGACGGACAAACCGATTTTATGGATCCAATGTGTGGTTCTGGAACGATGCTTGTGGAAGCAGCAATGATTGCATGTAATATTCCGCCAAACCTAATGCGTAAAGAATTTGGTTTTGAACGTTGGAGTGATTGGGATGTAGAACTTTTTGAAAAAATAGAAGAATCCTTATTAAGTAAAACTAGAGATTTTCATCATCGATTACTAGGTTTTGATAAATCACCAAGTGCTGTTGCAAAAGCAAAAGAGAATTTAAAAAATGCGCATTTAGACGAATTTGCTACCATTAAACACGAAGATTTCTTTAAAACTAGAAAAGGAGGAGAAGAGAAATTGCACATGGTTTTTAATCCGCCTTACGGAGAACGTTTAGATAATTTAGATATCGAAGATTTTTACGGAAAAATAGGAGACACCTTAAAACAAGGTTATCCAGGAACAGATGCATGGTTAATTACTTCTAATTTAGAAGCTTTAAAGTTTGTAGGCTTACGTCCTTCACGCAAAATAAAAGTATTTAATGCAAAGCTAGAAGCGCGTTTAGTGAAATACGAGATGTATGCAGGGAGTAAGAAGGGGAAATATATGAATCCAGAAGAGGATTAA
- a CDS encoding CCC motif membrane protein has product MEKQTLPNATLILVFGILSIVTCWCYGIIGLILGIVAIVLANKATALYKEAPENYLGYGNVKAGKIMAIIGVILCVLTIVFMIWAFMYIGWEAMQDPELMQQRMEELQMQQ; this is encoded by the coding sequence ATGGAAAAACAAACTTTACCAAACGCAACACTTATTTTAGTATTCGGAATATTATCAATTGTAACCTGCTGGTGTTATGGAATAATCGGACTAATTTTAGGAATTGTTGCTATAGTATTAGCAAACAAAGCAACTGCATTGTACAAGGAAGCACCCGAAAATTATCTAGGTTACGGAAACGTGAAAGCTGGAAAAATAATGGCTATTATTGGTGTTATTTTATGTGTTTTAACAATCGTATTTATGATTTGGGCTTTTATGTATATTGGTTGGGAAGCGATGCAAGATCCAGAACTTATGCAACAAAGAATGGAAGAATTACAAATGCAGCAATAA